A genomic window from Flavobacterium phycosphaerae includes:
- the gap gene encoding type I glyceraldehyde-3-phosphate dehydrogenase: protein MNKKTRIAINGFGRIGRNLFRLLLNHPTLEVVAINDIADNRTMAHLIKYDSIHGVLPNEVSYDNQAIIVDGKPYLFFHEKEIGKLNWEALAIDFVVESTGKYKSFEDINQHLIVGAKKVILSAPSEVPEIKTVVLGVNENILDGTETIVSNASCTTNNAAPMIKVINELCGIEQAYITTVHSYTTDQSLHDQPHKDLRRARGASQSIVPTTTGAAKALTKIFPEMDGKIGGSGIRVPVPDGSLTDITCYVKKEVTIEEINSAFKKAAETHLKGILAYTEDPIVSVDILGNPNSCLFDAQLTSVIDKMVKVVGWYDNEIGYSSRIIDLIILLKK, encoded by the coding sequence ATGAATAAGAAAACCCGAATTGCTATTAATGGTTTTGGAAGAATTGGACGCAATTTGTTTCGATTGCTTTTGAATCATCCTACACTCGAAGTGGTGGCTATCAATGACATTGCTGACAATCGTACCATGGCGCATTTGATTAAATACGACAGCATCCACGGCGTATTGCCTAACGAAGTGTCTTATGATAACCAGGCTATTATTGTGGATGGAAAACCTTATTTGTTTTTTCATGAAAAAGAAATCGGGAAGCTGAATTGGGAAGCCCTTGCCATCGATTTTGTGGTAGAAAGCACCGGAAAATACAAATCGTTTGAAGATATTAATCAGCACCTGATCGTTGGAGCCAAAAAAGTAATCCTCTCCGCTCCTTCTGAAGTACCCGAAATCAAAACCGTAGTACTTGGTGTAAACGAAAACATACTGGACGGAACAGAAACAATAGTGTCTAATGCCAGTTGCACCACCAACAATGCTGCCCCAATGATAAAAGTCATTAACGAATTGTGTGGCATTGAACAAGCTTACATTACTACTGTCCATTCGTATACTACTGATCAAAGTTTGCACGATCAACCCCATAAAGATTTACGCCGTGCCCGAGGAGCCAGTCAATCTATTGTTCCCACCACTACCGGCGCTGCCAAAGCGCTTACGAAAATTTTCCCCGAAATGGATGGTAAAATTGGAGGTAGTGGCATCCGCGTACCGGTTCCTGATGGTTCTTTGACTGATATTACTTGCTATGTCAAAAAAGAAGTGACCATTGAAGAAATCAACTCGGCCTTTAAAAAAGCCGCTGAAACCCACTTAAAAGGAATACTGGCCTATACCGAAGACCCTATAGTTTCGGTCGATATTTTGGGCAATCCTAACTCATGTCTTTTTGATGCCCAACTAACTTCTGTCATTGATAAAATGGTAAAAGTAGTTGGCTGGTACGATAACGAAATTGGCTATTCCAGCCGAATTATCGACTTGATTATTTTGTTAAAAAAATAA
- the menA gene encoding 1,4-dihydroxy-2-naphthoate octaprenyltransferase: MKHWIEAARVRTLPLSVSGIIVGSFYALSSPTDEVLTPTQVFSWKIFGLLILTTIGLQVLSNFANDYGDGVKGTDNEDRVGPKRAIQSGVITPAAMKRAVIITAFLTFLSAVALIYTSFHFKYFYYSVVFLILGIMAIASAIRYTVGKGAYGYRGYGDLFVFVFFGLVSTFGSYFMFAKELNWLLFLPSIAIGFLSVGVLNLNNMRDEESDRKAGKNTIVVKMGGAAAKKYHFFLVISAMILVLIFAFLNDFHFDQYIFVVAYFPLVGHLITVYKNQNPKLLDPELKKLAISTFLLSVLLALCLIFFLSDLVVNYV; this comes from the coding sequence ATGAAACATTGGATTGAAGCCGCGCGAGTGAGAACCTTACCGCTTTCGGTATCCGGAATTATTGTAGGGAGTTTTTATGCCCTTTCGAGCCCAACAGACGAAGTGCTGACGCCAACGCAAGTGTTTAGTTGGAAAATCTTTGGTTTGTTGATACTGACCACTATCGGCTTACAAGTCCTTTCCAATTTCGCCAATGATTACGGCGATGGGGTAAAAGGGACAGACAACGAAGACCGAGTAGGGCCGAAACGCGCTATACAAAGTGGGGTGATTACCCCGGCAGCTATGAAACGAGCTGTTATTATCACGGCGTTCCTGACTTTTTTGTCGGCTGTAGCATTGATTTATACTTCTTTTCACTTTAAATACTTTTATTATTCGGTGGTCTTTTTGATTCTCGGAATTATGGCTATTGCTTCGGCAATACGCTATACAGTTGGTAAAGGTGCATACGGGTATCGTGGGTATGGCGATTTGTTTGTGTTTGTGTTCTTTGGTTTGGTGAGTACTTTCGGGTCTTATTTTATGTTTGCCAAAGAGTTAAACTGGCTGTTGTTTCTGCCGTCAATTGCGATTGGGTTTTTGAGTGTCGGTGTTTTGAATTTAAACAACATGCGTGATGAAGAAAGCGACCGGAAAGCCGGAAAGAATACAATAGTTGTCAAGATGGGCGGTGCTGCGGCTAAGAAATACCATTTCTTTTTAGTGATTTCGGCTATGATATTGGTGCTGATTTTTGCGTTTTTAAATGACTTTCATTTTGACCAATACATCTTTGTAGTAGCTTATTTTCCTTTGGTTGGCCATTTGATAACCGTGTATAAAAACCAAAATCCTAAACTCTTAGATCCTGAGCTCAAAAAATTAGCCATCAGCACTTTTCTGTTGTCAGTGCTTTTGGCTTTGTGCCTGATTTTCTTTTTATCTGATTTGGTGGTGAATTACGTTTAA
- a CDS encoding MFS transporter, with protein MYSLANIACGFLPQMNFGDKAMLYAWLRFIAGVGLAGELGAGITLVSESLPKELRAMGTSIVAGFGVLGAVVAQFTVELAGSWTTAYIIGGSLGLVLLVLRISVAESGIFKTVKENTAIKRGISFRFLPTKYFLLNTCAAFLLAFLFGTVSEFWFLWPISLLPKWA; from the coding sequence GTGTACTCGTTGGCCAATATTGCTTGTGGGTTTTTACCGCAAATGAACTTTGGCGACAAAGCCATGCTTTATGCTTGGTTGCGATTCATAGCCGGAGTAGGTTTGGCCGGGGAACTCGGTGCCGGAATCACTTTGGTTTCAGAATCATTGCCCAAAGAATTACGAGCCATGGGAACTTCTATCGTGGCGGGTTTTGGGGTGCTTGGTGCTGTTGTAGCCCAATTTACGGTCGAATTAGCCGGAAGTTGGACCACCGCATATATCATAGGCGGAAGCTTAGGCTTAGTGCTTTTAGTGCTTCGCATCAGTGTGGCCGAAAGCGGGATTTTTAAAACCGTTAAAGAAAACACCGCCATCAAACGGGGGATTTCTTTTCGTTTTTTACCAACAAAGTACTTTTTGTTAAATACATGCGCTGCATTTTTATTGGCATTCCTATTTGGTACTGTATCGGAATTTTGGTTTTTATGGCCAATCAGTTTGCTCCCGAAATGGGCATAG
- a CDS encoding FkbM family methyltransferase, with protein MKQILIYCYKIFPFKKEFCFLLRKIATPNKKIYRKLNFNGVFTVTVTEEKNFKIQNHEYLFIEKCLFWKGLYGEWEKNSLKVWSALAKESEYIFDVGANTGVYSLLAKCLNPTSTIYAFEPVDRIYQKLNHNIQLNGYDIHTSNHAVSNTNGEAILYDHDTAHTTTASLTNPGDTSNTKTIPQKVTVTTLDSFITQNEIPKIDLIKIDVETFEVEVLEGLQEHLKRFRPSMLIEILNETIADGIAKLIGDMDYEFYSINETDGITKMDKICRNNSLNYLICTPEVSKRIGLKSLITSK; from the coding sequence ATGAAACAAATTCTCATTTATTGCTATAAAATATTTCCTTTCAAGAAAGAATTCTGTTTTCTGTTACGAAAAATAGCCACTCCTAATAAAAAGATTTACCGAAAACTAAATTTTAACGGTGTATTTACAGTAACAGTAACCGAGGAAAAGAATTTCAAGATTCAAAATCACGAATACCTTTTTATTGAAAAATGCCTGTTTTGGAAAGGTCTTTATGGGGAATGGGAAAAAAATTCGTTAAAAGTATGGTCCGCCTTAGCTAAAGAATCAGAATATATTTTTGACGTTGGAGCCAATACAGGAGTTTATTCCCTATTAGCCAAATGCCTTAATCCAACTTCAACCATTTACGCCTTTGAACCCGTAGATAGAATATACCAAAAATTAAATCATAACATTCAATTAAACGGTTACGACATACACACCTCTAATCATGCCGTTTCCAACACTAACGGAGAAGCTATTTTATACGATCATGACACCGCTCATACTACAACTGCCAGTTTAACGAATCCGGGAGATACTAGTAACACAAAGACAATTCCCCAAAAAGTAACTGTGACCACACTTGATTCATTTATAACACAAAATGAAATTCCCAAAATTGATTTAATAAAAATTGATGTGGAAACTTTTGAAGTAGAAGTATTAGAAGGTCTTCAGGAGCATTTAAAACGATTCAGGCCCTCTATGTTGATTGAAATCCTCAATGAAACTATCGCTGATGGTATCGCAAAACTGATTGGCGATATGGATTATGAATTCTACAGCATTAATGAAACAGACGGAATAACAAAAATGGATAAAATTTGTAGAAATAACTCATTGAACTATTTGATTTGTACTCCTGAAGTTTCAAAACGAATTGGACTGAAAAGTTTGATTACTTCTAAATAA
- a CDS encoding oxygenase MpaB family protein, translating to MEYFVKQNSVVRKIWGKSDTVLFIFAGAAAEFALNKAVDWLYFTGKLPSDPLGRLFSTVSYARKIVFSSTEEANQAIDIMRQIHSTVEQNRGTSIPDWAYRDVLFMLIHYSIASYELLEKRLSNDEKEEIYNVFYRVGIRMGLTGLPSNYLEWLLVRENHLNEDLKRSKYTADLFKQYKKHLGNIRFKMLIESQKLLVPNRVKRLLHFNDFYWLKPMISVYKMSRLIKMDKSIKNLLLPYDYKTQINELDIRVG from the coding sequence ATGGAATACTTTGTCAAACAAAACTCGGTAGTTAGAAAAATTTGGGGTAAAAGCGACACCGTGCTTTTCATCTTTGCCGGAGCGGCTGCCGAGTTTGCCCTTAACAAAGCGGTGGACTGGCTTTATTTTACTGGGAAATTGCCTTCCGATCCTTTAGGAAGGTTGTTTTCCACCGTAAGCTACGCGAGAAAAATAGTTTTCTCTTCTACAGAGGAAGCCAACCAAGCTATTGATATCATGCGCCAAATACATAGCACTGTAGAGCAAAATCGAGGTACAAGCATACCCGATTGGGCTTACCGTGATGTACTGTTTATGCTGATTCATTATTCAATAGCATCCTACGAACTCTTAGAAAAAAGACTTAGCAATGATGAAAAAGAAGAAATTTACAATGTGTTTTATCGTGTTGGAATTAGAATGGGATTAACTGGATTACCGTCAAATTATTTAGAATGGCTGCTGGTAAGAGAAAATCACTTGAACGAAGACTTAAAAAGAAGTAAGTACACCGCTGATCTTTTCAAACAATATAAAAAGCATCTTGGCAACATTCGATTCAAAATGCTGATCGAAAGCCAAAAGTTGTTAGTCCCGAATAGGGTAAAGCGACTACTGCATTTTAATGATTTCTATTGGCTTAAACCTATGATTTCTGTTTATAAAATGAGTAGGCTTATCAAGATGGATAAATCCATTAAAAACCTCTTACTTCCTTATGACTATAAAACACAAATAAACGAATTAGACATTCGGGTAGGCTAA
- a CDS encoding C1 family peptidase: MNKTIFCLAFSLLGLTGFSQAYEFQTIKDIEANPVISQDQTGTCWSFSTTSFLEAEIIRTTGKRIDLSEMYNVRNTYLDKAENYVLRQGKAQFGEGGLSHDVINSARKYGVVPESSFIGKTDPNSNYNHEKMEAELEAIVKKAVAETPKKYPNWKADYAQVLDTYMGKFNESDKIVSSQQAIDNNKINYEGKMLTPKQFLATTKLNLEDYVTVTSFTNEPFYSKFILSIPDNFANGSFYNLPLDEFMQTIDNALDKGFTLALDTDVSEKTFSGEKGIAVIPNDENDSKTILTQIKPEKNITPEYRQAEFENYDTMDDHLMHIVGKVVDQKGNQYYKVKNSWGTKSGKDGFVYMSIPYVRLKAISVMVNKNGLTKKTKTSLGL, from the coding sequence ATGAATAAAACAATATTCTGCCTTGCTTTTTCACTTTTAGGATTAACAGGGTTTTCCCAAGCTTATGAATTTCAAACGATTAAAGATATCGAAGCCAACCCGGTGATTTCGCAAGACCAAACCGGAACCTGCTGGAGCTTCTCTACAACTTCATTCCTTGAGGCCGAAATAATACGTACCACAGGCAAACGCATCGATCTTTCTGAAATGTACAATGTGCGAAATACTTATCTTGACAAAGCCGAAAATTATGTGTTGCGACAAGGAAAAGCGCAGTTTGGTGAGGGCGGATTGAGTCACGATGTGATCAACAGCGCTCGAAAATACGGTGTAGTTCCTGAGAGTAGTTTTATTGGAAAAACCGATCCTAATTCAAATTACAATCACGAAAAAATGGAAGCTGAATTAGAAGCCATAGTAAAAAAAGCAGTGGCCGAAACCCCAAAAAAATACCCAAATTGGAAAGCTGATTATGCACAGGTTTTAGATACCTACATGGGTAAATTCAATGAAAGTGATAAAATAGTTTCCTCACAACAAGCCATAGATAACAACAAAATCAATTACGAAGGAAAAATGCTCACTCCTAAACAATTTTTGGCCACAACCAAACTTAATTTAGAGGACTATGTAACGGTGACATCTTTTACCAACGAGCCGTTTTATTCGAAGTTTATTTTAAGTATTCCTGATAATTTTGCCAACGGAAGTTTTTATAACTTACCTTTAGATGAATTTATGCAAACTATAGACAATGCACTAGATAAAGGATTCACTCTGGCTTTGGATACTGATGTAAGCGAGAAAACATTTTCAGGCGAAAAAGGCATCGCGGTGATTCCGAATGACGAAAACGATTCGAAAACCATCCTGACCCAAATCAAACCGGAAAAAAACATTACGCCCGAATACCGTCAGGCCGAATTTGAAAATTACGATACTATGGACGACCACTTGATGCACATCGTTGGAAAAGTAGTCGATCAAAAAGGAAATCAATACTACAAAGTAAAAAACTCCTGGGGAACAAAATCAGGGAAAGATGGCTTTGTTTACATGAGCATTCCTTATGTTCGATTAAAGGCGATTTCAGTAATGGTGAACAAAAACGGTTTAACCAAAAAAACAAAAACAAGCTTAGGATTATAG
- a CDS encoding metal-dependent hydrolase: MKITFYGHSCIGIEVSGKHILVDPFISANPKASHIDILALKADYILLTHAHQDHTLDVETIAKKTNAVVVSNWEIATYYGNKGLTSHPMNHGGSWSFDFGKVKYVAAVHSSSFPDGTYGGNPGGFVIEGEHKNIYISGDTALTFDMKLIPLRTKLDLAVFPIGNNFTMDVEDAILAADFVACDKILGCHYDTFGFIVINHDEAKKKFFDAGKDLMLLEIGESIVL; encoded by the coding sequence ATGAAAATTACATTTTACGGGCATTCGTGTATCGGTATTGAAGTCAGCGGAAAGCACATTCTTGTCGACCCGTTCATTTCTGCCAATCCAAAAGCTTCACACATTGATATACTGGCTTTAAAAGCCGATTACATACTGCTTACTCACGCACACCAAGATCACACTTTAGATGTTGAGACCATCGCAAAAAAAACTAATGCTGTGGTTGTTTCCAATTGGGAAATCGCTACTTATTACGGAAACAAAGGTCTTACCTCACATCCTATGAATCACGGCGGTAGTTGGTCTTTTGATTTCGGTAAAGTGAAATATGTGGCGGCTGTGCATTCGAGTTCGTTTCCCGATGGTACTTATGGCGGTAATCCCGGCGGTTTTGTAATCGAAGGGGAGCACAAAAACATTTACATTTCAGGCGATACGGCACTGACTTTTGATATGAAACTGATTCCGTTACGCACCAAACTCGATTTGGCCGTGTTTCCTATTGGAAATAACTTTACGATGGATGTGGAAGATGCTATCTTGGCGGCTGATTTTGTGGCGTGTGATAAAATTTTAGGATGTCATTACGATACTTTCGGTTTTATTGTTATTAACCACGACGAAGCCAAAAAGAAGTTTTTTGATGCCGGAAAAGATCTAATGCTTTTGGAAATAGGAGAGAGTATAGTGCTTTAA
- the creD gene encoding cell envelope integrity protein CreD — MQENQITETKSFLQSNTAKMIMVGFLTLVLLIPLFFVQDLIRERSQRKSEMVDEVTDLWGKDILFYGPMLRVPYTSYENFSVTDTKTKVTTIEKKATTSYAYFFPNELTNTSNVKKNESLKRGIFNHVVFTANMNFKGNFANPDFSKLGITEENMQWDKATILVKTTNLKSIKSELKIQLNNEKLIFEPQNSNKSDYCILASNPFNYKQLARGGKVDFNFSIIYNGSNSIKFIPIGKITKVSIDSDWDSPSFEGSFAASHNTKDVSHKGFHADWKILDINRTFSQQYIGAAPFLDDYQFGVKFIKTVDEYQQNERASKYGFLVIGLTFLIFFLIQSISKINIHIFQYSMIGLALIMFYTLLISITEHSSFSLAYAIAGSSVVGLITLYSVSILKNRKFPMFIGVALSVLYTFIYVIIQLEDYALLVGSIGLFAILAAVMYFSRKIDWNK, encoded by the coding sequence ATTCAAGAAAATCAAATCACCGAAACCAAATCATTCCTTCAATCGAATACTGCCAAAATGATCATGGTGGGATTCCTAACGCTAGTCCTATTGATTCCGCTATTCTTTGTTCAGGATTTAATTAGGGAACGCTCCCAACGCAAGTCGGAAATGGTAGACGAAGTAACCGATTTATGGGGAAAAGACATCTTGTTTTATGGCCCTATGCTCCGAGTACCGTATACTTCTTATGAAAATTTCAGTGTAACGGATACCAAGACCAAAGTAACGACGATAGAGAAAAAAGCAACCACCAGTTATGCTTATTTCTTTCCGAATGAACTGACCAATACTTCTAATGTAAAAAAGAATGAATCACTAAAACGAGGTATTTTTAACCATGTGGTATTCACGGCCAATATGAATTTTAAAGGGAATTTTGCAAATCCTGATTTTTCAAAACTGGGCATAACCGAAGAAAATATGCAATGGGACAAAGCAACCATTCTAGTCAAAACCACCAACCTGAAAAGCATTAAAAGCGAACTCAAGATTCAGTTAAATAACGAGAAATTAATTTTCGAACCTCAAAACAGCAACAAAAGTGATTACTGTATTTTAGCTTCCAATCCTTTTAATTACAAGCAACTGGCTCGTGGTGGTAAAGTAGACTTCAATTTTAGTATTATCTATAACGGAAGTAATAGCATCAAATTTATTCCGATAGGCAAAATAACCAAGGTTAGTATTGATTCTGATTGGGATTCACCCAGTTTTGAAGGCTCGTTTGCAGCAAGCCACAACACAAAAGACGTCAGCCATAAAGGGTTTCATGCCGATTGGAAAATATTAGACATTAACCGAACCTTTTCACAACAATATATCGGCGCGGCGCCTTTTTTAGACGATTATCAGTTTGGGGTCAAATTCATTAAAACCGTAGACGAATACCAACAAAACGAACGCGCTTCTAAATACGGATTTCTGGTTATTGGCTTGACCTTCCTGATTTTCTTCCTAATTCAATCGATCAGCAAAATCAATATTCACATTTTTCAGTATTCCATGATTGGCTTGGCGCTGATTATGTTTTACACCTTGCTGATTTCGATTACAGAGCACAGCAGTTTTAGTTTGGCTTATGCCATAGCCGGAAGTTCCGTTGTAGGACTGATCACGCTTTATTCGGTCTCTATTTTAAAAAATAGAAAATTCCCAATGTTTATTGGCGTAGCACTTTCGGTACTGTATACTTTCATTTATGTGATTATTCAGTTGGAAGATTACGCGCTGTTGGTAGGCAGCATTGGCTTGTTTGCGATTTTGGCCGCTGTGATGTATTTTTCAAGAAAAATCGATTGGAATAAATAA
- the lipA gene encoding lipoyl synthase, with translation MESVIDNNLPVGKPKWLKVKLPIGQKYTELRGLVDKYKLNTICTSGSCPNMGECWGEGTATFMILGNICTRSCGFCGVKTGRPETVDWDEPEKVARSIKIMKIKHAVITSVDRDDLKDMGSIIWFETVQAIRRMNPETTLETLIPDFQGVERIIDRIVEANPEVVSHNVETVRRLTREVRIQAKYDRSLAVLKYLKAQGVRRTKSGIMLGLGETEEEVIQTMRDLRDNDVDIVTIGQYLQPSKKHLPVKEFITPEQFEKYEKIGKEMGFRHVESGALVRSSYHAEKHIL, from the coding sequence ATGGAATCCGTTATTGATAACAATTTACCTGTTGGAAAACCAAAATGGCTAAAGGTAAAACTCCCTATTGGTCAAAAATATACTGAACTTCGCGGGCTGGTAGATAAATACAAGCTCAACACCATCTGCACCTCGGGCAGCTGCCCTAATATGGGCGAATGCTGGGGAGAAGGTACCGCTACATTCATGATCTTAGGAAACATTTGTACCCGCTCTTGTGGTTTTTGCGGAGTTAAAACCGGTCGTCCGGAAACGGTAGATTGGGATGAACCCGAAAAAGTGGCGCGTTCTATTAAGATTATGAAAATCAAGCACGCTGTGATTACCAGTGTGGATCGCGATGATTTAAAAGATATGGGGTCCATCATTTGGTTTGAAACGGTACAAGCCATCCGCCGAATGAATCCTGAAACGACTTTAGAAACCCTTATCCCCGATTTTCAAGGTGTAGAAAGAATCATTGACCGTATAGTAGAAGCCAATCCGGAAGTAGTATCGCACAACGTGGAAACCGTACGTCGTTTGACGCGTGAAGTCCGCATACAAGCCAAATACGACCGTAGTTTAGCGGTATTGAAATACTTAAAAGCTCAGGGCGTTCGCCGTACCAAGTCGGGCATCATGTTGGGTCTTGGCGAAACCGAAGAAGAGGTAATCCAAACCATGCGCGACCTTAGGGATAATGATGTTGACATCGTAACCATTGGACAATACTTACAACCCAGTAAAAAACACCTGCCTGTAAAAGAATTCATTACCCCGGAGCAATTTGAGAAATATGAAAAAATCGGGAAGGAAATGGGATTCCGCCATGTAGAGAGCGGCGCTTTGGTTCGTTCTTCCTACCATGCTGAAAAACATATTTTATAG
- a CDS encoding cation diffusion facilitator family transporter: protein MTHEQSAIKATYFSLIGNACLALIKGVAGIFGNSYALIADAIESTTDIFSSFLVLFGLKYSNRPADENHPYGHGRAEPLITFIVVGFLITSATIIAYESIQNINTPHNLPKAWTLIILGIIIIWKEFSFRKVMKKGIETNSSSLKADAWHHRSDAITSVAAFIGIAIALLLGKGYESADDWAALFASGFILYNSYLIFRPALGEIMDEHLYDDLILDIRQVSHKVEGVIDTEKCFIRKAGMKYHVDLHATVNAHITVKEGHDIAHLLKDTLRAEIPQLGHILIHIEPHE from the coding sequence ATAACGCACGAACAATCGGCTATTAAAGCAACTTACTTTAGTTTAATCGGCAATGCTTGTCTGGCTTTGATTAAAGGTGTAGCAGGTATTTTTGGCAACTCTTATGCTTTGATTGCTGATGCGATTGAATCGACTACCGATATTTTTTCGTCTTTCCTTGTTTTGTTTGGCTTAAAATACTCTAACCGTCCTGCGGATGAAAATCACCCATACGGACATGGCCGAGCAGAGCCTTTAATTACCTTTATAGTGGTCGGGTTTTTAATTACTTCGGCAACCATTATTGCCTATGAAAGCATTCAAAACATTAACACCCCCCATAATTTACCAAAAGCCTGGACATTAATCATACTGGGAATCATCATTATATGGAAAGAGTTTTCTTTTCGCAAAGTGATGAAAAAAGGAATCGAAACCAACAGTTCTTCCTTAAAGGCTGATGCGTGGCACCACCGAAGCGATGCTATCACCTCCGTAGCTGCTTTTATCGGAATTGCTATTGCATTGCTTTTAGGCAAAGGTTATGAATCGGCAGATGATTGGGCGGCACTTTTTGCCTCTGGATTTATACTTTACAACAGCTACTTAATTTTCAGACCGGCTTTGGGCGAAATTATGGACGAACATTTATACGACGATTTGATTTTAGACATACGCCAAGTATCCCATAAAGTTGAAGGCGTTATTGATACCGAAAAATGTTTTATCCGAAAAGCAGGCATGAAATATCACGTTGACCTGCATGCTACGGTAAATGCTCACATTACGGTAAAAGAAGGACACGACATAGCGCATTTACTGAAAGATACCCTGCGAGCTGAAATTCCGCAACTTGGTCATATTTTAATCCATATTGAACCCCATGAATAA
- a CDS encoding MFS transporter, whose translation MRCIFIGIPIWYCIGILVFMANQFAPEMGIASINPGKAIMWTYISTSVSDFSCGYISHLLRSRKKTILYMLLFTFVGVALLLFSGNKSENIYYFYCGWIGLGCGFWAMFVTVAAEQFGTNLRSTATTSVPNMVRGSVPLMLIAFDHLKLNHTVIFSAAVIGLIAFSMGIYATLSISETHNREMDFVE comes from the coding sequence ATGCGCTGCATTTTTATTGGCATTCCTATTTGGTACTGTATCGGAATTTTGGTTTTTATGGCCAATCAGTTTGCTCCCGAAATGGGCATAGCTTCCATCAACCCGGGGAAAGCTATTATGTGGACCTACATTTCGACCTCAGTAAGTGATTTTTCTTGCGGCTATATTTCACACCTGCTGCGTTCGCGGAAGAAAACGATTTTATACATGCTGCTGTTCACTTTTGTGGGTGTGGCTTTGCTTCTTTTTAGCGGTAATAAAAGCGAAAACATATATTACTTCTATTGTGGCTGGATTGGCCTTGGCTGTGGTTTTTGGGCCATGTTTGTTACGGTCGCTGCCGAACAATTTGGCACCAACCTGCGAAGTACTGCTACTACCAGTGTCCCCAATATGGTACGAGGCTCAGTGCCTTTAATGCTAATTGCGTTTGACCATTTAAAACTAAACCATACGGTCATTTTTTCAGCAGCGGTTATCGGCTTGATTGCTTTTAGCATGGGCATTTATGCAACGTTATCCATCAGCGAAACCCATAATCGTGAAATGGATTTTGTGGAGTAA